The Phalacrocorax carbo chromosome 28, bPhaCar2.1, whole genome shotgun sequence genome has a window encoding:
- the LOC104040556 gene encoding claw keratin has translation MSSYGQMLSSRCAAPCEVTCPQPFVNCWNEPCVSSCGDSRAIVYAPPVVVTFPGPIISSCPQESFVGTAMPEIEGQMGYGSGGMGSGGGGMGSGGGGMSSGGGGMSSGGGSYGGEGSCGGGISRLGSCYRNSFFSTFGRNYFPFFSRGYYRYGYGNYGSL, from the exons ATGTCTTCCTACGGACAGATGCTTAGCTCCCGCTGTGCTGCACCATGTGAAGTGACGTGCCCACAGCCGTTTGTCAACTGTTGGAATGAACCATGTGTCAGTTCATGTGGAGATTCAAGAGCAATCGTGTACGCACCACCTGTTGTCGTGACTTTCCCAGGACCCATCATCAGCTCGTGCCCTCAAGAAAGCTTTGTGGGAACTGCCATGCCTGAAATTGAGGGTCAGATGGGCTATGGGAGTGGGGGAATGGGCTCCGGAGGTGGAGGAATGGGCTCCGGAGGTGGAGGAATGAGCTCCGGAGGTGGAGGAATGAGCTCTGGTG GGGGCTCATATGGTGGGGAGGGCTCGTGTGGTGGTGGAATCTCTCGTTTGGGAAGCTGTTACCGAAACTCATTTTTTTCAACATTTGGTAGAAATtacttcccctttttttccagaggatATTATAGGTATGGCTATGGAAACTATGGGTCACTTTAa
- the LOC104046955 gene encoding uncharacterized protein LOC104046955, with product MHYYGERYKHLYLPGSGYVTESIQQCTPQSDVCSNTCHPVSVIKSPMPRWQSYTQPFTYVYPQPSVTQTALLPCQPYVQKCVLLYPEPCETTCLLPCRKPSLKLSTTQSFQPCDTSYPEKKRTAKSLPPCAPRCPEPGKLKFPPCGIKYSSSCKDECRSQKISKCSSQRYGAELRSLQGMTSSYSPPLQGVTECPPQQCIKQSFLQECTSGFPQQKCMKGYPTQECITTYSSQQCTNKCLPQPHVPKCPPGQGIKECSSQQRVAKCSLLQEGAKHKSSSTQHLSKSKCLYPRATQHSTQHHTVGVKRSSHSKKSRCASKWLW from the coding sequence ATGCACTATTATGGGGAGCGGTATAAACACCTGTACCTGCCCGGATCGGGCTATGTGACTGAAAGCATCCAGCAGTGCACACCCCAGTCCGATGTGTGCAGTAACACGTGCCACCCAGTGAGCGTGATCAAGAGCCCGATGCCGAGATGGCAAAGCTACACGCAACCTTTCACTTACGTGTATCCGCAACCAAGCGTGACCcagacagctctgctgccttGTCAGCCCTATGTACAGAAGTGTGTCCTCCTGTACCCTGAGCCTTGTGAGACCACTTGCCTTCTGCCCTGCAGGAAGCCCAGCCTGAAGCTGAGCACAACGCAGAGCTTCCAGCCCTGTGACACCAGCTACCCTGAGAAAAAGCGTACGGCCAAGAGCCTCCCACCATGCGCACCCAGATGCCCAGAGCCAGGCAAACTCAAGTTCCCACCATGTGGGATCAAGTACTCGTCCTCGTGCAAGGATGAGTGCAGATCGCAGAAGATATCCAAGTGCTCATCGCAGCGGTACGGTGCGGAGCTCCGGTCCCTGCAGGGGATGACTAGCAGCTATTCCCCGCCGCTGCAGGGAGTCACCGAGTGCCCCCCGCAGCAGTGCATAAAGCAGTCTTTCCTGCAGGAGTGCACGAGCGGGTTCCCCCAGCAGAAGTGCATGAAGGGTTACCCGACGCAGGAGTGCATCACCACCTACTCCTCGCAGCAGTGTACAAACAAGTGCCTGCCGCAGCCACATGTTCCCAAGTGCCCCCCTGGGCAGGGAATAAAGGAGTGCTCCTCGCAGCAACGCGTAGCCAAATGCTcgctgctgcaggagggagccAAGCACAAGAGCTCCTCGACACAACACCTCAGCAAGTCCAAGTGCCTCTACCCACGGGCCACCCAGCACTCGACGCAGCATCACACAGTGGGAGTGAAACGTTCGAGCCACTCCAAGAAGAGTCGCTGTGCTTCAAAATGGCTGTGGTGA
- the LOC104040730 gene encoding keratinocyte proline-rich protein-like: MSLNQMQIKQEITLPPGLSKTISKQSQEPEPCTEPVPCPEQQPEVQVPAPCPEPEPIVVVPCPEKTVPLPTPVVEPGKGETPVVIIPECPPQEQQQQQQCKLPPTFPPVPCPEPVPCPEEKSACKELPVSCSEQNPCVLEKQECKEIPLPVPVPCPEPAPCPQQKQECKEIPLPVPIPCPEPAPCAQQKQECKEIPLPVPVPCPEPAPCPQQKQECEEIPVPIPVPCPQPTPCAQEKQQCEEIPVPIPVPCPEPTPCPQEEQECEEIPVPIPVPCPQPAPCPQQKQECGEIPVPAPCPPEKQECEEIPIPIPAPCPEPGKCSLPEKCPPIEQQQVKQPNQWPPMQK, encoded by the coding sequence ATGTCTTTGAATCAAATGCAAATCAAGCAGGAGATCACCCTCCCACCTGGCCTGAGCAAAACGATTTCAAAGCAAAGCCAAGAGCCTGAGCCGTGCACTGAGCCAGTCCCATGTCCAGAGCAGCAACCTGAAGTGCAAGTCCCAGCACCTTGCCCAGAACCAGAGCCAATAGTAGTGGTACCATGCCCAGAAAAAACAGTGCCGTTGCCAACACCGGTGGTGGAACCAGGCAAGGGAGAAACACCAGTGGTCATCATACCCGAGTGCCcaccccaggagcagcagcagcaacagcagtgcAAGCTACCACCAACTTTCCCACCTGTACCGTGTCCTGAGCCTGTTCCATGCCCTGAAGAGAAATCAGCATGCAAAGAGCTGCCTGTTTCTTGCTCTGAACAAAATCCATGTGTGCTGGAGAAGCAGGAGTGCAAGGAGATCCCTCTGCCTGTTCCTGTTCCATGCCCTGAACCTGCACCATGTccccagcagaagcaggagtGCAAGGAGATCCCTCTGCCTGTTCCCATTCCATGCCCTGAACCTGCACCGTGTgcccagcagaagcaggagtGCAAGGAGATCCCTCTGCCTGTTCCTGTTCCATGCCCTGAACCTGCACCGTGTccccagcagaagcaggaatGTGAGGAGATCCCTGTGCCAATCCCTGTTCCGTGCCCTCAACCCACGCCATGTGcccaagaaaagcagcagtgcgAGGAGATCCCTGTGCCAATCCCTGTTCCGTGCCCTGAACCCACACCGTGTCCTCAGGAGGAGCAGGAATGTGAGGAGATCCCTGTGCCAATCCCTGTTCCGTGCCCTCAACCCGCACCGTGTccccagcagaagcaggaatGCGGGGAGATCCCTGTGCCAGCCCCATGCCCTCCAGAGAAGCAGGAGTGCGAGGAGATCCCTATACCaatccctgctccctgccctgagccAGGGAAGTGCTCCCTTCCAGAGAAGTGTCCTCCCATcgagcagcagcaggtgaagCAGCCCAACCAGTGGCCACCCATGCAGAAGTAA
- the LOC104046957 gene encoding keratin-associated protein 10-4-like, protein MSCYLQQCFPPGYQQPIPIKCPPMYAARHPPVTTWHSTVCTPQYVTPCIPRQRIMSSSFSQQQCVTKCTPWQQYATKRVPQQQCVTQHILQQPCVTRCVTKCVPQQQCATEGVSQQPCVTKCVPQQRCETKGVQQQCATKCATAYAPQQQCATRCVTTCVPQQPRLTKGIPQQQCATKCIPQQCVTTYMPQQQCAARCVTMCVPQQRATKCVSHKFVTSSAPQQCATTYVPQQCATRCVTKCVPQQCATKDTTICVPQQCETTCVPQQQCVTKCVPQQPCATKCVPQQQCATKCVPQPCATKCVPQQQCVTKCVPQPCATKCVPQQQCATKCVPQPCATKCVPQQQCVTKCVPQQPCATKCVPQQQCVTKCVPQPCATKCVPQQQCVTKCVPQPCATKCVPQQQCVTKCVPQQPCATKCVPQQQCVTKCVPQPCATKCVPQQQCVTKCVPQQQCATKCVPQPCQSGGVKISSHSKKYCSASKWPW, encoded by the coding sequence ATGTCGTGCTACCTACAGCAGTGCTTCCCTCCAGGCTACCAGCAACCCATCCCCATCAAGTGCCCACCGATGTACGCTGCCAGACACCCACCGGTGACTACCTGGCACTCGACAGTGTGCACCCCGCAGTACGTGACCCCCTGCATTCCCCGGCAGCGAATCATGTCCTccagcttctcccagcagcagtgTGTGACCAAGTGCACGCCGTGGCAGCAATACGCAACCAAGCGCGTGCCGCAGCAGCAGTGTGTGACCCAGCACATCCTACAGCAGCCATGCGTAACGCGGTGCGTGACCAAGTGCGTGCCGCAGCAGCAGTGTGCGACCGAGGGCGTGTCGCAGCAGCCGTGTGTGACCAAGTGCGTGCCGCAGCAGCGGTGTGAGACCAAGGGCGTGCAGCAACAGTGCGCAACCAAGTGTGCGACCGCTTATGCCCCCCAGCAGCAGTGTGCGACCAGGTGCGTGACCACGTGTGTGCCGCAGCAGCCGCGCCTGACCAAGGGcatcccacagcagcagtgcGCGACCAAGTGCATCCCGCAGCAGTGCGTGACCACGTACATGCCGCAGCAGCAGTGTGCGGCCAGGTGTGTAACCATGTGTGTCCCGCAGCAGCGTGCAACCAAGTGCGTCTCGCACAAGTTTGTGACCTCTTCTGCCCCGCAGCAGTGTGCCACCACGTACGTCCCGCAGCAATGTGCGACCAGGTGCGTGACAAAATGTGTCCCGCAGCAGTGTGCCACCAAGGATACTACCATTTGTGTCCCGCAGCAGTGCGAGACAACTTGtgtcccacagcagcagtgtgTGACCAAGTGTGTCCCACAGCAGCCGTGTGCCACCAAGTGtgtcccacagcagcagtgtgCCACCAAGTGTGTCCCACAGCCGTGTGCCACCAAGTGtgtcccacagcagcagtgtgTGACCAAGTGTGTCCCACAGCCGTGTGCCACCAAGTGtgtcccacagcagcagtgtgCCACCAAGTGTGTCCCACAGCCGTGTGCCACCAAGTGtgtcccacagcagcagtgtgTGACCAAGTGTGTCCCACAGCAGCCGTGTGCCACCAAGTGtgtcccacagcagcagtgtgTGACCAAGTGTGTCCCACAGCCGTGTGCCACCAAGTGtgtcccacagcagcagtgtgTGACCAAGTGTGTCCCACAGCCGTGTGCCACCAAGTGtgtcccacagcagcagtgtgTGACCAAGTGTGTCCCACAGCAGCCGTGTGCCACCAAGTGtgtcccacagcagcagtgtgTGACCAAGTGTGTCCCACAGCCGTGTGCCACCAAGTGtgtcccacagcagcagtgtgTGACCAAGTGtgtcccacagcagcagtgtgCCACCAAGTGTGTCCCGCAGCCGTGTCAGTCAGGTGGAGTAAAAATTTCGAGTCACTCTAAAAAGTACTGCTCTGCGTCCAAATGGCCCTGGTAA